From the genome of Sphingobacterium sp. UGAL515B_05:
CATTGGAGCAGATCGATTTACAGCATTTGAAAAAATATAAAGAGACGGTAGATCTTTATCATTCAGATTTGGTTGATAACGTTTTATCCATTAAAACATACTACGAACGGAAGTATTTGGCGCATGACAAGAACATTAACTATGTGAAGTGGAGTTTTGAAAAACGATAACGAATAAATTTACTTTAAAATAGAAAGTCTAAACGAAAGTTTAGGCTTTTTTTGTTTTTATGAGGTTTTACTGTTTTTTAATTGTATTCTATTAGTTTTCAGTTGATTCAAGGTTATTTTTTTCGGCTATATTTTTGTTTACTCCGATGTTTAAATAATTTCGATTTATTTCGTTTTTTAAGTATTATTAATTATTTTCGATTTGAAAATAAAAGATAACCAAGGAAACAATGCTTCAAAAGCGTGCCTAATGCGTGAAAATCCTTTTTTAATGGACTTCAAGGCATTTTAGTAAAATTTTAAATCGTAATAGTGCTGTTAAAAGAAATGCTATTCGAAATAATTGTTAACAAAAAGAAAACATTAAGTTAAAGCAAACTTTTTGTTAGGGATATATTTTTGTGCCAAATTGAAAATTAACAATTTACACCAATAACTATGTTTAGTATTAACCCTATCCAAATTAATCTGAGGCACTCCTCCTCGAAAGTGCTATTTGCAGCATTAGCAATTGCCTGCAATATGGATGTAGCTGGGGCAGCGGTTCCGTTAGAACAGGGCCACGGCGTTTTTCATTATTTTAATCAAGGAAAGATTAAAATCAAAGGAAAAGTTGTCGATAATAAAACCAAGGAGCCACTGGCTTCAGTATCGATACTTTCAGGTGGAGTGACGAAGGGTTCTACGGATCGAAATGGTAATTTTGAGGTAGATATAGAAGTAGGGGGGAAAATCCGTTTTCAGATGATCGGTTATGAGGCCCAAACGCGTACTTACGAGGCTGCTCAAGGCAATGTCCATATCGGATTAAATCCAACATCTGAAGCACTTGATGAGGTTGTGGTCACTGCATTGGGGATTAAAAGACAAGAGAGAGAGTTAGGGTATGCGACAACAGTCGTGAAAGGCGAACAATTAACTGATGCGCTTTCCAATAACTGGAGTGACGCGTTGTCGGGAAAAGTGGCTGGATTGAATTTAATGCGTTCAAATGCTGGTCCTACTGGGTCTACCAAAATTATTTTGAGGGGTGAAACGAATTTGAATGGTGACCCTGGGGCATTGATCGTTGTTGATGGTGTCGTTGTAAATGAAGGAAGCGGACGTAAGACGGCAAATTTGGGCGAAAGTGCTTATGGTACAGGATCCGATAATATGCCTGCTGACTACGGGTCAGGTATAGATGATCTCAATCCGGAGGACATAGAAAATATAACGGTGCTAAAAGGTGCCAGTGCTGCGGCCTTGTATGGACAACGTGGTGCAAATGGGGCTATTATGATCACAACTAAGTCTGGTGCAAAAGGTAAAAAAGGTATCGGGGTTACAGTAAATTCCAATACTTCGCTTGAAGCCATTAACCGTATGCCTGATTTACAGTATGAATATGGACAGGGATTGGATGGTGCTGATTATTATTCTTATGGTACAACAGAAGATGGTACAAGCACTTCGGGGACAAGTTCCTCCTACGGGCCGAAATTTGATGGTCAATATTTTTATCAATATGATCCGGTTACACAAAAAGTCGGAACGGAACGAACGCTTTGGCGTCCATATAATAACTTGAAGTCTTTTTTTGATGTCGGAAAAACATTCACCAATTCGGTGAGTATAGACGGTGGAACAGATAAAACATCAGCCCGGTTTTCAGCGACCAATGTAAATAATACCTGGATCGTTCCGAATACGGGTTATAAAAGGAACACCGTAGCGTTGTCGGTGAATTCAAAAGTAAGTGATAAGCTTCAGATCAATGCTAAGGTAAATTATACGAATAAATGGTCTGACAATCTGCCGGGAGCTGGATATGGAAACCAATCTTTGATGTATTGGTTTATTTTCTGGCAGCCAAATGCGGATATGAATTGGTTGAAGGATTATTGGGTACAAGGGGCAGAGGGACAGAAAATCAAGTATCCATTTTCTTCCTATCCCGAAAATCCGTATGCTATATCTCGAGAGTTTATCAATGGTACTGATCGCCACGGTGTAACGGGGAATGTTCAAGCCAATTATCAGTTTAATAAGCATTGGAATTTGATGTTGCGGAGTTCTTTGGATATGGCTTATGAGAATAGAGAACAAAAAAGGCCTTACGATGCGGGGGCGAAAATGCCCTATGGTAGTTACCGAACCCAGTCCATTTCATCGCGGGAAACCAATTTGGATTTCTTATTAAAATATGAAAATGAGATAAACAAAGATTGGAAAGTGTCTGGGACAGTTGGTGGTAGTACGAATGATAATCGTTATCATAAAGATGAAATGCGTGCAGACTCTCTCACTTATCCAGGAGTTTATGTGATGGCCAATGCAAAAGGACCTATTCTTAACTTACCTTATAAAAGTCATGTGCAAAGAAATGGTGTCTATGGACTTTTTACCGCAGCTTATAAGAACTTTTTATATTTAGACGGGACTTATCGTATTGACTGGGCAAGTACATTGGCGTCTGCAATGGCACCAGATAAGAAAAAATATTTTACTTACCCATCCTTAAATGCAAGTTTAATCGCTTCAGAATTATGGAAATTACCAAAGGCTATTAATTATGCGAAACTGCGGGGTTCAATTTCAGGTGTGGGAAGTGGTGGCAATGATCCTTATATAATTGATTTTTCTTATGAAAATGCTGGTGGCCAATATCCTGGCGGGCTACAGGTTCCAACATTGATTGTAAATCCTTACTTACAACCGTTGCGTACACAATCCATCGAATTTGGTACAGAGGTGCGTATGTTTAAGGATAGATTTGGTTTTGATGTTGCTGTTTATCAGAGTAATACACGGGATCAACAATTGAAAAGAACTATTGATGCTTCTACCGGTGGTAGGCAGAAAGTTGTCAATGCAGGGGAGGTTAGAAATAAAGGGATAGAATTGGCCATGGATGGTACTCCAATTAAAATTAAAGATGGGTTTAATTGGAAAGTGTTCGCGACATTCTCTATGAATCAGAATAAAATTATGTCATTGGCCGACTCGGCTATGATTCTTCAGACAGGACCTGTAGCTGGTGGCCAGTTAGTGGCGAAAGTAGGTGGGTCAATGGGCGATTTATATGGTATTGGTTATAAAAGATCCCCAGATGGACAAATTATTTATGATAGTAAAAGCGGTGTAGCTTTGTTGACCGATGATGTGGTTTACTTAGGGAATACGATTCCTAAAGGAAAAGTAAGTTTAGGTAATGAATTTAGATATAAAGGTTTCCGACTAAATTTATTGTTTGATGCACAATTTGGTGGGGTTGCCCATTCCTTGACGCATTATAAATTGGCCGAACAAGGAAAAACAAAAAATACCCTACCTGGACGTTATAGTGGAATTATCGGAAATGGTGTCGTGCAAAATCCGGACGGTACTTATCGCAAGAATGATATCATTGCAACCAATGTGGATGAATATTACCGCTCTCATTACGGGCAGGATAATGCGGAAGGAAGTACTTTTTCTACAAACTTTATCAAGTTTAGGGAAGCTCGATTTGATTACTCCTTTTCAAAAGCTTTTGTTAATCGCTTGAAATTACAAAAAGCCTCAGTTGGTGTTTATGGAAGAAATCTTGTGATTTGGTCAAACTGGCCGAACTTTGATC
Proteins encoded in this window:
- a CDS encoding SusC/RagA family TonB-linked outer membrane protein, with the protein product MFSINPIQINLRHSSSKVLFAALAIACNMDVAGAAVPLEQGHGVFHYFNQGKIKIKGKVVDNKTKEPLASVSILSGGVTKGSTDRNGNFEVDIEVGGKIRFQMIGYEAQTRTYEAAQGNVHIGLNPTSEALDEVVVTALGIKRQERELGYATTVVKGEQLTDALSNNWSDALSGKVAGLNLMRSNAGPTGSTKIILRGETNLNGDPGALIVVDGVVVNEGSGRKTANLGESAYGTGSDNMPADYGSGIDDLNPEDIENITVLKGASAAALYGQRGANGAIMITTKSGAKGKKGIGVTVNSNTSLEAINRMPDLQYEYGQGLDGADYYSYGTTEDGTSTSGTSSSYGPKFDGQYFYQYDPVTQKVGTERTLWRPYNNLKSFFDVGKTFTNSVSIDGGTDKTSARFSATNVNNTWIVPNTGYKRNTVALSVNSKVSDKLQINAKVNYTNKWSDNLPGAGYGNQSLMYWFIFWQPNADMNWLKDYWVQGAEGQKIKYPFSSYPENPYAISREFINGTDRHGVTGNVQANYQFNKHWNLMLRSSLDMAYENREQKRPYDAGAKMPYGSYRTQSISSRETNLDFLLKYENEINKDWKVSGTVGGSTNDNRYHKDEMRADSLTYPGVYVMANAKGPILNLPYKSHVQRNGVYGLFTAAYKNFLYLDGTYRIDWASTLASAMAPDKKKYFTYPSLNASLIASELWKLPKAINYAKLRGSISGVGSGGNDPYIIDFSYENAGGQYPGGLQVPTLIVNPYLQPLRTQSIEFGTEVRMFKDRFGFDVAVYQSNTRDQQLKRTIDASTGGRQKVVNAGEVRNKGIELAMDGTPIKIKDGFNWKVFATFSMNQNKIMSLADSAMILQTGPVAGGQLVAKVGGSMGDLYGIGYKRSPDGQIIYDSKSGVALLTDDVVYLGNTIPKGKVSLGNEFRYKGFRLNLLFDAQFGGVAHSLTHYKLAEQGKTKNTLPGRYSGIIGNGVVQNPDGTYRKNDIIATNVDEYYRSHYGQDNAEGSTFSTNFIKFREARFDYSFSKAFVNRLKLQKASVGVYGRNLVIWSNWPNFDPEFGTLSGTDIVKGFEIAQFPSTRTYGFNLVVGF